Proteins encoded together in one Hevea brasiliensis isolate MT/VB/25A 57/8 chromosome 16, ASM3005281v1, whole genome shotgun sequence window:
- the LOC110635788 gene encoding sm-like protein LSM8 yields the protein MSTGPGLESLVDQTISVITNDGRNIVGILKGFDQATNIILDESHERVYSTKEGVQQLVLGLYIIRGDNISIVGELDEELDSHLDLSNLRAHPLKPVIH from the exons ATGTCTACTGGTCCTGGTCTTGAGTCTCTTGTAGATC AAACAATTTCAGTTATAACCAATGACGGCCGCAACATAGTG GGAATCTTGAAGGGCTTTGACCAGGCCACAAATATCATCCTTGATGAATCTCATGAACGGGTTTACTCTACTAAG GAAGGCGTTCAACAACTTGTTCTGGGTTTGTACATAATAAGGGGTGACAACAT AAGCATTGTCGGGGAACTAGATGAAGAGCTCGATTCACATCTTGACCTGTCAAACCTAAGAGCTCATCCCCTCAAGCCAGTCATCCATTGA